In one Chitinophaga sancti genomic region, the following are encoded:
- a CDS encoding SusD/RagB family nutrient-binding outer membrane lipoprotein, which translates to MRNTILMCMAVLLLTACTRKFEEINTNPYDLYDDELKGNFKLLGDPLTQAMLNILSSSDVSVAQLQQNLMGDVFSGYMMTPNPFQDNRNNMTYDLLDSWNDDAWLTAYGSVMPNCKFVMDNARGKYMDFYAWAQLLKVIAMHRISDIYGPVIYTHYAMINEDHSIDYDSQQHAYAAFFKDLDSAINTLTHFADSTGTRRFADFDLSYKGDYTKWVRLANTLRLRLAIRISKVDPVKAKLEGEAALSHPYGLISSVADNFNIDISPATHPVNVICNSWNDIRMGAPMESILTGYHDPRLPYYFRSADAKDSVYHGIRNGIAIPSKDLYAGFSKLALLPSHIQLLTAAEAYFLKAEAGLYGWKGASDVQNNYELGIYMSFQQYGITTAFFDYIHNSTYVARPYVDPQNALNNVDSPLSKITIQWDPAATTASKLERIITQKWIAVFPDGQEAWSEFRRTGYPGLFPIVVNNSSGKIPTNTFIRRIPFIQFEYTTNQAGVNRAVATLKGPDNGGTRLWWDVP; encoded by the coding sequence ATGCGTAACACGATTCTGATGTGTATGGCCGTTTTGCTGCTTACTGCCTGCACGCGTAAATTTGAAGAGATTAATACGAATCCTTATGATCTGTATGACGATGAACTGAAAGGTAATTTTAAACTGCTGGGCGATCCGCTTACGCAAGCCATGCTGAATATACTTTCCAGCAGTGATGTGAGTGTGGCGCAATTACAGCAGAACCTGATGGGTGATGTTTTCTCCGGGTACATGATGACACCTAATCCCTTTCAGGATAACAGGAACAATATGACGTATGACCTGCTGGATAGCTGGAACGACGACGCATGGCTGACTGCCTATGGCAGTGTGATGCCTAATTGCAAATTCGTAATGGATAATGCACGGGGTAAATACATGGATTTCTATGCATGGGCACAGCTACTGAAAGTCATTGCTATGCACCGCATCAGTGATATCTATGGCCCGGTGATTTATACACACTATGCCATGATCAACGAAGATCATAGTATTGATTACGATTCCCAGCAGCATGCTTATGCTGCTTTCTTTAAAGATCTCGATTCAGCGATCAATACACTTACTCATTTTGCAGACAGCACAGGTACGCGGCGCTTTGCAGATTTTGACCTGTCTTATAAAGGAGATTATACCAAATGGGTAAGACTGGCCAATACATTGCGACTGCGGCTGGCCATCCGTATTTCAAAAGTAGATCCCGTCAAAGCAAAACTGGAAGGTGAAGCAGCCCTTTCACATCCTTATGGACTGATCAGTTCTGTAGCAGATAATTTTAATATTGATATTAGCCCGGCTACACACCCGGTGAATGTGATCTGTAATTCCTGGAATGACATACGAATGGGAGCGCCGATGGAATCGATCCTGACAGGGTACCATGATCCCAGGTTACCTTATTATTTCAGATCGGCAGATGCAAAGGATTCGGTTTATCATGGCATCAGGAATGGGATTGCAATTCCCAGTAAAGACCTGTACGCAGGTTTTTCAAAACTGGCATTGCTGCCTTCGCATATCCAGTTATTAACAGCAGCAGAAGCCTATTTTCTAAAAGCAGAAGCAGGATTATACGGATGGAAAGGTGCAAGCGATGTACAAAACAATTATGAACTGGGGATCTATATGTCTTTTCAGCAATATGGTATTACTACTGCCTTTTTTGATTATATCCACAATAGTACTTACGTAGCCAGGCCATATGTTGACCCACAGAATGCACTGAATAATGTAGACTCACCATTAAGTAAAATTACCATTCAATGGGATCCTGCTGCAACCACCGCCTCCAAGCTGGAAAGGATTATTACGCAGAAATGGATTGCGGTATTTCCTGACGGACAGGAGGCCTGGTCTGAATTTCGGCGTACGGGGTATCCGGGCTTATTCCCGATAGTAGTGAACAATAGTAGTGGGAAGATCCCTACGAATACGTTTATCAGGAGAATTCCTTTTATACAGTTTGAATACACCACAAACCAGGCGGGCGTGAACAGAGCAGTAGCCACATTGAAGGGGCCTGATAATGGGGGAACGAGATTGTGGTGGGATGTGCCATGA
- a CDS encoding SusC/RagA family TonB-linked outer membrane protein: MKRTLRLSKACSAAGIVLGLMLSNGIQTAVAAPSLLTYAARQQRDITGIVRDVHGNPLPGVTVTLKNSNKGTKTDISGAYHIAAGAGDVLVFSYVGYTPREITIGADNTISIVLEETVKGLNELVVTALGIRREARSQGYAVSKVQGADMTKAREISVANALEGRVAGVNSAPPSTGPGGSSRVTIRGNSSLSGNNQPLYVVDGIAMNNANLGSATMWGGADLGDGISSINPDDIEDMTILKGAAASALYGQRGVNGVILITTKSGKAGQLAVELNSNITVDKLNDFLDFQEVYGQGIMGAHPTDKTSALNSGLSSWGTKLDDSAVTLFDGQTHPYSKQGNHLKDFYKTGSTLSNTISVAGGSDKTTYRVSLGDLRSNGIYPNTQYIRDNVNLDLNYKMSEKWSGQTNITYAKEVTNNRSNLSDAPGNGNYAIAFLPANVKASLLAPGYDAQGKETVFSSDLFSTNPYFAAYRFMNNTKKDRVIGMTSLRYAPTSWFYIQGRVANDFFSFNATSITPWGTAYRPTGSLDLERNRQFNEMNADVLIGVNKNITRKISMNLNAGANLLQKTDKVNDVTASNFAFPFVYNPSTAGTKNSTLIEYKKEVHSVYGALELAYSNVLYLNLTDRNDWSSTLPMANNSYNYPSATISYVFSENVHAGWLNFGKLRAGYAQVGGDADEYKTALYYSTLGATVNGAPIGDIDNKIPNKALKPLKVKELEVGAEFKLFNNHVFGDFSYYNKKATNDIVTATVSLGSGYSSALVNVGELENSGFEFMIGGSPVKSGVFTWATTVNIANNKNKVIQLAPGQNEMVVENGESRTESAFIEHVVGKPYAQIMVYDYKKDGKGNLVLNASGLPQRTDALVSAGTGVAPWSGGWSNDFAYKQFHLSFLIDFKSGGHIYSGTNANAYKYGLQKETLPGRESGISVTGVDDGGAPVTKTIDAQTYYNQLGGISALQVYKTDFIKFRSVSLTYDFSSAALHNKLHGVSVSLVGRNLFYFKKSTPNIDPESNYSNSNAQGLEYAGLPTSKSFGVNLNVKF; encoded by the coding sequence ATGAAACGTACACTACGCTTGTCAAAAGCATGCAGTGCCGCAGGCATTGTGCTAGGCCTCATGCTCTCAAACGGCATACAGACGGCCGTTGCGGCTCCTTCTCTTTTAACGTATGCCGCAAGGCAACAGAGAGACATTACGGGTATAGTGCGCGACGTTCACGGCAATCCATTGCCCGGCGTAACCGTAACGCTCAAAAATAGTAACAAGGGAACTAAAACCGATATAAGCGGAGCATACCACATCGCAGCAGGGGCGGGCGATGTACTGGTATTCTCTTACGTTGGCTATACTCCCAGGGAAATCACTATAGGTGCAGACAATACCATCAGCATTGTTCTTGAAGAAACAGTAAAAGGTCTGAACGAACTGGTAGTAACTGCACTGGGTATACGCAGAGAAGCCCGCAGTCAGGGTTATGCTGTATCAAAAGTACAGGGCGCTGATATGACCAAAGCCCGCGAAATAAGCGTGGCAAATGCGCTGGAAGGGCGCGTAGCCGGTGTGAACAGTGCCCCTCCGTCCACCGGTCCAGGTGGCTCATCCCGCGTAACTATCAGGGGTAACTCATCGCTGAGTGGCAACAACCAGCCACTATATGTAGTAGACGGTATCGCTATGAACAACGCGAACCTCGGCTCTGCCACCATGTGGGGCGGCGCTGACCTTGGCGATGGGATCTCCAGTATCAATCCTGATGACATCGAAGATATGACCATCCTGAAAGGTGCGGCAGCTTCTGCCCTCTATGGTCAGCGAGGTGTAAACGGGGTGATCCTCATTACTACCAAATCAGGTAAAGCAGGTCAGCTGGCTGTAGAACTAAACAGCAACATTACAGTTGATAAACTGAACGACTTCCTCGACTTCCAGGAAGTATACGGACAGGGTATTATGGGAGCACACCCCACTGACAAAACTTCTGCCCTGAACAGTGGTCTCTCCAGCTGGGGCACCAAACTGGATGATTCTGCTGTCACGCTTTTTGACGGACAAACACATCCCTACTCCAAACAAGGTAACCATTTAAAAGATTTCTATAAAACAGGGTCTACACTCAGCAATACAATTTCTGTAGCTGGCGGATCTGACAAGACCACTTATCGCGTATCTCTCGGTGACCTGCGTAGCAATGGTATTTACCCAAATACACAGTACATCCGTGATAACGTGAACCTGGATCTTAATTACAAAATGTCGGAGAAATGGAGCGGACAAACGAACATCACATACGCTAAAGAAGTGACCAACAACCGCTCTAACCTGAGTGACGCTCCCGGTAATGGTAACTATGCCATTGCGTTCTTACCTGCGAATGTGAAGGCTTCTCTCCTTGCTCCTGGCTATGATGCACAGGGTAAAGAAACCGTGTTTAGCAGTGACCTGTTCAGCACCAATCCTTACTTTGCTGCTTACCGGTTTATGAACAATACGAAGAAAGACCGCGTGATTGGTATGACCAGTCTGCGCTACGCACCTACTTCCTGGTTCTACATCCAGGGCCGTGTGGCCAATGACTTTTTCAGCTTCAATGCTACTTCTATTACGCCATGGGGTACAGCTTACCGCCCTACCGGTAGCCTGGACCTGGAGCGTAACAGGCAGTTCAATGAAATGAATGCCGATGTGCTGATTGGTGTAAATAAAAATATTACCCGCAAGATCAGCATGAACCTGAATGCCGGCGCGAACCTGTTGCAAAAAACTGATAAGGTCAATGATGTCACCGCATCTAATTTCGCCTTCCCATTTGTGTACAACCCATCTACTGCAGGTACAAAGAACAGCACACTTATCGAATACAAGAAAGAAGTACACTCTGTGTATGGTGCGCTGGAACTGGCTTACAGCAATGTCTTGTACCTGAACCTGACAGATCGTAACGACTGGAGCAGTACCCTGCCGATGGCGAACAACTCTTACAATTATCCATCGGCTACTATCTCTTATGTTTTCTCTGAAAACGTACATGCAGGCTGGCTCAACTTCGGTAAACTCCGTGCCGGTTATGCACAGGTAGGTGGTGATGCCGATGAATATAAAACAGCCCTGTATTACAGCACACTGGGAGCTACTGTAAACGGTGCGCCGATCGGTGATATCGACAACAAGATCCCTAACAAGGCGCTGAAACCACTGAAAGTAAAAGAACTGGAAGTGGGTGCTGAGTTTAAGTTGTTCAACAACCACGTGTTTGGTGACTTCAGTTATTACAATAAGAAAGCAACGAACGATATCGTTACAGCAACCGTATCCTTAGGCTCCGGTTATTCCAGCGCGCTGGTGAATGTGGGCGAGCTGGAGAACAGCGGTTTCGAATTTATGATTGGTGGTAGTCCGGTAAAATCAGGTGTCTTCACCTGGGCCACTACGGTGAATATTGCTAACAATAAAAACAAGGTGATCCAGTTAGCACCGGGCCAGAACGAAATGGTGGTGGAGAATGGGGAATCCCGCACTGAATCAGCTTTCATAGAGCATGTGGTGGGTAAGCCGTATGCGCAGATCATGGTGTATGATTATAAGAAAGATGGAAAGGGTAACCTGGTATTGAACGCCTCCGGTTTGCCACAGCGTACAGATGCACTGGTGAGTGCAGGTACTGGTGTAGCACCATGGAGCGGCGGATGGAGTAATGATTTTGCTTACAAACAATTCCACCTCTCATTCCTGATCGACTTTAAATCAGGCGGCCACATTTACTCAGGTACAAATGCGAATGCCTACAAATACGGCTTGCAGAAAGAAACACTGCCCGGCCGCGAAAGTGGTATCAGCGTAACTGGTGTAGATGATGGAGGTGCACCGGTAACAAAGACTATTGATGCACAGACCTATTACAACCAGCTGGGAGGTATCTCAGCCCTCCAGGTGTATAAGACTGATTTCATCAAGTTCCGTTCCGTGAGCCTGACCTACGATTTCAGCAGTGCTGCCCTGCACAATAAGCTGCATGGTGTAAGTGTGTCGCTGGTTGGCCGTAACCTGTTCTACTTTAAGAAATCTACACCCAACATCGATCCTGAATCAAACTATAGCAATAGTAATGCACAGGGTCTTGAATATGCCGGTCTGCCTACAAGCAAATCCTTTGGTGTTAACCTGAATGTTAAATTCTAA